The following coding sequences lie in one Panicum virgatum strain AP13 chromosome 6N, P.virgatum_v5, whole genome shotgun sequence genomic window:
- the LOC120678184 gene encoding uncharacterized protein LOC120678184, protein MCDSWTGPTRMSVINFLIYCNGVMWFHKSIDASGRTQDSTYLLREIRKVVDEIGPENVVHIVTDNGSNYKKACKALGEVYEHILWTPCLAHTVNLMLKDIARRPEHSGTIKQCKRISNWLHNHGQLNTMMRNTIGGELVKWNATRFGTNYMFLESIYRKRDRFMQWMASTEFLQSKWADTEDGRFTHSRFSNLEWWDGLKYVIDTVQAIYKFLRFADQDKRPNMCEVVMSYQNTRQELQSFFGNNVSTRDEYLKVMDDRMRDLFIGTYVGPAAVLNPRYSYTMEPTQEMFRGLKDTFERMTDVQSAVQALQELEVFRQKVGEFGSEMAMRMAMDPKTSPSSWWMMFGSSTPKLQYLAMRLRLGT, encoded by the exons atgtgtgattcatggactgggccgacgaggatgagtgtcatcaactttttgatatacTGCAATGGAGTCATGTGGTTCCACAAGTCTATTGATGCGAGTGGAAGAACTCAAGATAGCACATATTTGCTTAGG gagattcgaaaggtggtggacgagattggaccggagaatgtcgtgcaTATAGTCACCGATAATGGCTCGAATTACAAGAAAGCTTGCAAGGCACTAGGAGAGGTGTATGAACACATTCTTTGGacaccttgtctagcacacaccgtcaatttgatgttgaaggatatagctcgaaggccCGAACATTCTGGTACGATCAAGCAATGCAAGCGAATTTCTaattggttacacaatcatggtcagttgaatacaatgatgaggaacacaatcggtggtgagttggtcaagtggaatgccactcgatttggaaccaaTTACATGTTCTTAGAGAGCATCTatcggaaacgtgatcgtttcatgcagtggatggcatctactgagtttttacaaagcaaatgggcaGATACCGAAGATGGTCGATTTACTCATTCCAGGTTTTCAAATTTGGAGTGGTGGGACGGATTGAAAtatgtcatcgacacagttcaagcaatatacaagttccttcgcttcgctgatcaggacaagCGGCCCAACATGTGCGAAGTCGTGATGTCGTACCAGAATACGAGACAGGAGCTGCAATCTTTCTTTGGAAATAATGTTTCCACTCGGGATGAGTATCTTAAGGTTATGGACGATAGGATGCGTGACCTTTTCATAGGCACGTATGTGGGTCCAG ctgctgtcctaaatccgaggtatTCATACACGATGgaaccaactcaagaaatgttccGTGGACTCAAGGATACTTTTGAGCGCATGACGGATGTCCAGAGCGCCGTGCAGGCATTGCAGGAGCTTGAGgtgtttcggcagaaggttGGCGAGTTTGGCAGTGAAATGGCAATGAGAATGGCGATGGATCcaaagacatccccat cgtcctggtggatgatgttcggatcaagcactccaaagctgcaGTATCTTGCCATGcggctt cgattgggcacgtag
- the LOC120678185 gene encoding uncharacterized protein LOC120678185, translated as MAHEEGATPELLDALVDKRHRSYMSAVRGISLGTFRARVPMSTMPIHRRWVPRLRASGLLPIARLVEGDMADPTCRPRDRAPRFQFDMSLLMALLDRWRPETHTFHLPVGEMTPTLQDVAMLLGLPCAGRAVGVEDVGLSWREDLLPRFAGVQSNELALPYRPLPANHAHGPTKRWLLQFSVST; from the exons ATGGCGCACGAGGAAGGAGCTACCCCTGAGTTGCTAGATGCTCTCGTCGACAAGCGCCACCGGTCGTACATGTCTGCGGTCCGTGGCATCAGCTTAGGGACGTTTCGGGCTCGTGTGCCCATGTCGACGATGCCGATACACCGTCGCTGGGTTCCTAG GTTACGCGCTTCAGGTCTTCTCCCGATTGCGCGACTTGTGGAGGGAGATATGGCCGACCCTACATGTCGACCTAGGGACAGGGCTCCACGGTTCCAGTTCGACATGTCCCTCCTCATGGCACTTCTCGACCGTTGGCGTCCGGAGACGCACACGTTTCACCTCCCGGTTGGTGAGATGACCCCTACTCTTCAGGACGTGGCGATGCTTCTAGGCTTGCCGTGTGCTGGACGAGCTGTGGGTGTAGAGGACGTGGGACTCTCGTGGCGCGAGGACCTTTTGCCTCGGTTTGCCGGGGTTCAGAGCAACGAGCTAGCGTTGCCGTACCGGCCCTTGCCTGCGAACCACGCACACGGACCGACAAAGAGGTGGCTTCTACAGTTCAGTGTGAGTACATAA
- the LOC120677259 gene encoding uncharacterized protein LOC120677259: MDPYGAGSSSLRRPIHDLEYRQVGGTDDDEEIQVVDDLSQMEWVNTFFSSAPTQEVVGTSQLGGAPLATQDYSQVEQTPVPEQGRRSTRQTIPPEPLTYS; the protein is encoded by the exons ATGGATCCCTACGGCGCTGGATCTTCGTCTCTTCGTCGTCCAATACACGATTTAG AGTACCGGCAGGTGGGAGGGACAGACGACGATGAGGAGATTCAGGTGGTAGACGACCTCTCGCAGATGGAGTGGGTGAACACGTTCTTCTCTTCTGCACCGACGCAGGAGGTCGTCGGCACTTCACAGCTGGGGGGTGCCCCACTCGCGACGCAGGACTACAGTCAGGTGGAACAGACGCCTGTTCCTGAGCAGGGTCGTCGGTCCACTCGCCAGACCATCCCGCCGGAGCCACTGACGTACTCATAG